The Fibrobacter sp. region GGGGAGGCGGCTCTCCCCGAGAACATGGCCCGCACGGGAATCACGGTGGAGGCGGTTCACAAGGTCTATTCCCAATTTTATTGGGAGCATTGCACGGAGCGCACGCTCCCGAATCCGGGTGTCGTGGAATTTTTGCGCAAGGCTCCAGCCCGCATTGCCATGCTCACGAACAAGCCGGAACTGCCCGCCTTGAAAATTTTGGAGCATTTCGGGATTCGCGATAGCGTCGAATTCATGCTTTGCGGGGACACTACGCCCGAACGCAAGCCCAACCCCGCGGGACTCCTGAAGATTATCGAAATGGCGGGCGAAACCCGTGAAAATACCGTCATGGTGGGGGATGACCAGCCCGATATCCTTGCGGCGCGCGCTGCCGGCGTCGATTGCGTTACGCTCTTTTGCGGTTTTGGAAAGCCGGAGAACCTCTCCCCGCTGAATCCCGAGAACGTGGTCCATAGCTATGCCGAAATGTGCGACTTGCTGATGCGGGTTTCGGTAACTCCAAATTCCTGAAAAATTTCTATTTTAAGGACATGATTTCAAAAATTTTCACACCTGTTTTTGCTGTTGCTTTTGCTGCGTCGGCCGC contains the following coding sequences:
- a CDS encoding HAD family hydrolase; translated protein: MLHKKSLIVFDLDGTLFNTLGDLSVAVNYALRHFGLPEHEEQRVRTFIGNGTLKLIERSMGEAALPENMARTGITVEAVHKVYSQFYWEHCTERTLPNPGVVEFLRKAPARIAMLTNKPELPALKILEHFGIRDSVEFMLCGDTTPERKPNPAGLLKIIEMAGETRENTVMVGDDQPDILAARAAGVDCVTLFCGFGKPENLSPLNPENVVHSYAEMCDLLMRVSVTPNS